A genomic region of Cannabis sativa cultivar Pink pepper isolate KNU-18-1 chromosome 1, ASM2916894v1, whole genome shotgun sequence contains the following coding sequences:
- the LOC115707703 gene encoding calcium permeable stress-gated cation channel 1, whose product MATLGDIGVAAGFNLLAAFIFLLAFAILRLQPFNDRVYFPKWYLKGLRSSPSRSGTLVGRVVNLDFRSYLRFLNWMPDALKMPEPELIDHAGLDSAVYLRIYLIGLKIFVPIAFLAWTILVPVNWTNDALQILDLTKNATSSDIDKLSISNIETGSKRLWTHIVMAYVFTFWTCYVLLREYEVVASMRLQFLATEKRRPDQFTVLVRNIPPDVDESVSENVEHFFLVNHPDTYLTHQVVYDANKLAKMVKKKKKMQNWLVYYTNKFSRNESLKPTTKTGFLGLWGKKVDAIEFYTSEIDKLTKEMAEERERMAADPKSIMPAAFVSFKSRWGAAVCAQTQQTRNPTVWLTDWAPEPRDVYWQNMAIPYVSLKIRRLIVGVAFFFLTFFFMIPISAVQAFASIEGIEKRAPFLKPIVEMPFIKSVIQGLLPGLALKLFLIFLPTILMIMAKFEGFVSLSSLERTAASKYYLFNFVNVFLGSILTGLAFDQLNTFLNESPSKIPEIVGVAIPLKATFFITYIMVDGWAGIAGEILMLKPLIMYHLKNFFLVKTEKDREEAMDPGSLGFNTGEPRIQLYFILGLVYATVTPILLPFIIVFFGFAYLVFRHQIINVYNQEYESGAAFWPDVHSRIIIALIISQLSLMGLLATKGSAEATPVIIVLPILTIWFHRFCKGRYESAFVKYPLQEAMMKDTLERAREPHLNLKGYLQTAYVHPVFKASEEDEEEDDLVSEKWETESTLVPTKRQSRRNTPLPSKISSNSSPTLPGGFEDQP is encoded by the exons ATGGCTACACTCGGAGATATAGGAGTAGCGGCAGGTTTCAATCTGTTGGCGGCTTTCATATTCCTACTTGCTTTTGCTATATTGAGGCTTCAACCTTTCAATGACAGAGTCTACTTTCCGAAATGGTATCTGAAAGGGTTGAGAAGTAGCCCATCGCGTTCTGGTACTCTGGTTGGGAGGGTTGTGAATTTGGACTTTAGATCATATCTTAGATTTTTGAATTGGATGCCTGATGCATTGAAGATGCCCGAACCTGAGCTTATTGATCACGCAGGACTGGATTCCGCTGTTTACTTAAGGATTTATTTGATTGG ACTTAAGATCTTTGTCCCTATAGCATTTCTTGCATGGACTATCTTGGTACCAGTTAATTGGACAAATGATGCTTTGCAGATACTCGATCTGACAAAAAATGCAACTTCCAGTGACATTGATAAGCTTTCAATTTCAAATATTGAGACGGGATCCAAAAG ATTATGGACTCATATAGTGATGGCTTATGTATTCACCTTTTGGACATGCTATGTGTTGCTAAGGGAGTATGAGGTAGTTGCCTCCATGCGGTTGCAGTTTCTTGCAACAGAAAAACGTCGTCCAGATCAGTTCACT GTGCTTGTTAGAAATATTCCGCCTGATGTTGATGAATCTGTTAGCGAGAATGTGGAGCATTTTTTTCTAGTCAATCATCCAGATACCTATCTTACACATCAG GTGGTATATGATGCAAACAAACTTGCAAAAATggtcaagaagaagaagaaaatgcaGAATTGGCTCGTCTACTACACTAATAAGTTTTCAAGAAATGAATCTTTAAAGCCCACGACTAAG ACTGGTTTTCTTGGGCTTTGGGGAAAAAAAGTGGACGCAATTGAATTTTACACATCTGAAATTGATAAATTGACAAAAGAA ATGGCTGAGGAAAGGGAACGAATGGCAGCTGATCCTAAATCCATCATGCCGGCAGCATTTGTTTCTTTCAAAAGTCGTTGGGGAGCAGCTGTTTGTGCCCAAACTCAGCAAACTAGAAATCCAACTGTTTGGTTAACTGACTGGGCGCCCGAGCCACGTGATGTATACTGGCAAAACATGGCAATCCCATATGTTTCACTCAAAATTCGGAGGCTAATCGTGGGTGTTGCTTTCTTTTTCCTTACCTTCTTTTTCATGATTCCCATTTCAGCCGTACAGGCTTTTGCAAGCATAGAGGGAATTGAGAAAAGAGCACCATTTCTAAAGCCCATCGTTGAAAT GCCATTCATCAAGTCAGTTATCCAAGGACTTCTACCTGGGCTTGCCTTAAAGCTATTTCTCATCTTTTTGCCAACTATACTGATGATCATGGCAAAATTTGAAGGCTTTGTATctttatcatctcttgaaaggACTGCAGCATCTAAGTATTATCTCTTCAATTTCGTAAATGTTTTTCTTGGAAGCATATTGACTGGGTTAGCGTTTGATCAGCTAAATACTTTTCTCAATGAATCTCCAAGCAA GATCCCCGAAATAGTTGGGGTGGCAATCCCATTGAAAGCAACTTTCTTCATTACTTATATAATGGTTGATGGATGGGCCGGTATAGCTGGAGAGATTCTCATGCTGAAGCCACTTATAATGTATCATTTGAAGAATTTCTTCTTGGTAAAAACTGAAAAGGACAGAGAAGAGGCAATGGATCCAGGGAGTCTTGGTTTCAACACCGGAGAACCTCGTATACAATTGTATTTCATACTAGGCCTTGTCTACGCTACAGTGACACCGATTCTGCTTCCATTCATAATTGTTTTCTTTGGCTTCGCCTATCTTGTGTTCCGCCACCAG ATAATTAACGTTTACAACCAGGAGTACGAGAGTGGAGCAGCCTTCTGGCCAGATGTCCATTCACGCATTATTATAGCACTGATTATTTCACAACTGTCTTTAATGGGTTTGTTGGCCACAAAAGGCTCTGCTGAGGCAACACCAGTTATCATCGTACTTCCTATACTCACTATATGGTTCCACAGGTTTTGCAAAGGTCGTTATGAATCTGCATTTGTTAAATATCCATTACAG GAAGCAATGATGAAAGACACACTTGAACGTGCCAGGGAACCGCACCTGAACTTGAAAGGCTACCTCCAAACCGCATACGTCCATCCAGTCTTCAAAGCTAGCGAGGAGGATGAGGAGGAGGATGATTTGGTATCTGAGAAATGGGAAACTGAGAGTACCCTTGTACCGACAAAACGACAGTCGCGAAGGAATACACCATTGCCCAGCAAAATCAGTAGCAATTCGTCGCCTACACTGCCTGGTGGCTTTGAAGATCAGCCATAG